The segment GCGGACTTCGCGGACCTGTTTCCCGACCAGAACTGGATAACGACTCGTTTGAAGGAACTTGAACAGTCCCGGAACGTGATCGCTCACAACAATGTCCTGGATGATCGGGAAGTCGCTCGCATCCGGATGTACCTGACCGACTGGCTCCGGCAGGTCGGCTAGAGCGCTGGACGCCACGGACGCCCGCCTGGCGGTCAGGGAAGTCCTAGCCGTCGGGTCAGCCGTACCACCCGTCGGAGGTCTGCCCCGGCTCCTGCCGGGGGCGCCGAGGACCTCCGTTCAACGGGGCGGCAGCCCCAGTAGGCCCCTAACTGCCAGAGCGGCCTTGTGGTCAGGGCCGAGCACCCGACGAAGAATCTGGACAGCCTGGGCTCTGGATCGGGAGGGGTTGGCCAACCACGACTCGAGTTGTTTCGCGAGGCGATCCTGCGAATCCAGCAGGGCTCCGAGACGAGCGCTCACAGCCGAGGGCCAGTGCTGGCTCTCGATGCTCTGTTTGAAGGTGATGACGGCAGCGATTGCCTCTCGGGCCGCCTCCGAGGCTGACAGCGACCCGATGCCGTCCAACGCCGCTTCGAACCGCAGGACCGCAAAGTTCGCGGGACCGGCATCAGCCAGGTACGCCGCCTGAGACGGTGTCGCCGGGCGGAACCTGAAGGAGTTGCCCGCTGGTGGCGTCGGGACCAGGTACACGCCATTTGGGCTGGCGAGCGACTGGCCGTCGCTGAAGGTGAGGTGAGGAGGCCGCCCGTTCTCCCGAAGATCGGTGAAGACCACGTCTGACGTCTTGGGGTACGGCAGATCGGTCGGGGGCGAGGTCGCGACGGCCGGGTCCTCCTGTATCCATTCGCCCGCATCGAAGTTGACACCGGGTCCGTAGTGGCTCTGGAGACGACGATCGAGTCTTACGTGCTCGTCGATGATGTGGAGGACCCATCCACTCGGCACCTGGCTCATGTCGACCCGAATGACGTCGCCCGGCTCGACAATGCCCAGCGGTTGAGGGTGGAAGCCGACGCTGACGTCGCTCCAGAAGGCTGCGTAGATCGGTCGGGTCCCCGCCAGGACCTCGTCCTCCACAGTGCCGATCTGGATGAATTCCTCCCGGGTGGATTGGACTCCGATCCACGTACTTGCGTGACCGACGGTGGAGGTGTCCAAGATCGCCGGGACCTTCCATGCAGCGGCGATCTCCCTTACCGACCCGATGGAGCCGTATCCCCCGAATCCACTCGGCGGGAAGACGAGAGAAGTGACGGGGCCAATGGGAGGAAGGGGGCTGGGAGCCGGGACGGGCGCGCCCATGAGGGCTCCCCCCAGAGCCCCGCCTGAGGCAGCGAGCCCAACGACGCCGAGAGACAACCAGGGCAACGCGTAACGCCACCGGAACCCTCGTATCCGCCGCGTGGTCGCCCTCCTCGACGGTCCGAAGGGTACCGGTGCACGTCCAGGCCTGGCGGTCCCGGCCCTGGCGATATTCGGCGGGCCGGCGCCTCGGGGCTGCGAGAATCACCCGGTGGAAGAAACGGTTCGGCTCCACCGGGCCCGGTGCAACGTGTGCGGCGTCATCGTCCAGTCGGATCATCCGTGGCACGTGAGCAACTGTGACTGCGGCCGCCTCTCCCTGAGCGGGGGCCCGGAGCTGCGCCGGGTGAGCTGGAGGGCGGATCCGGGTGCCTCGTGGACCGATCTGAGCGACGCCGTAGGGGAGGAGGACACGACGGAGGGGGTCGAGATCCGGCCCATGACCGACGCCGACGTCCCGGCCGCGGAACGGGTCTGGTACGACGCCTCCTCGACCATGCGCGCCTCCTACCACCTGCCCGTCGAGGACCGCACGGACGAGATGGCGCGCCGCATGGAGACGCGGCTGGCGCACCTCCTCGCGACCGATCCCGGCGGATCCTGGGTGGCCGTCGACGGAGCCGGGGCGGTGGTCGGGATGGCGCAGGCCTTCGTTCGCGACGACCTGTGGGTCCTGTCTCTCCTCGGCGTGGCGCCGGGCTTCCAGGACCAGGGCGCGGGGAAGGCCCTGCTCGACGCGGCCGTGTCGTACGGCCGGACGACGCCGCGGGGTCTGATCCTGTGCTCGCGCGATCCCCGTGCCGCCCGGCGTTACCTCCGGGCCGGCTTCGACATGCATCCGGCGGTGACGGGGTGGGGGTCGGTCGACCGGCGCCGGGTGCCGGCCACCCCGAACGTCAGGGCGGGCACGGTCGCCGATCTGGAGCTGGCCGCCGGCCTCGACCGCCGGCTCCGGGGCGGCGCCCACGGTCCCGATCTCGAGCACCTCCTCGCCGAGGGCTGTGACCTCCTGGTCCACCCCGGGCGCGGGTACGTGGTCGTCCGCCGGGCCAAGCCCGTCTTCCTCGCCGCCGACGGGAAGGCCGAGGCCACCGAGCTCATGTGGGCGGCGCTGGCCCGGGCCGAGGACGGGGAGACGGTGGAGGTCAACTGGATCACCTCCCCGCAGCAGTGGGCCCTCCGTACCGTGGCGGAGGCCGGCCTCGAGCTGCACCCGGTCGGTCCGGTCATGGTGCGGGGGATGAGCGGCCCACCTCCGAACTACCTGCCCAGCGGGGCGTACGGCTGAGGGACTGGAGGGAACGGCTCGCCCGGGCTGAATCCCGGTCTCTGGTTGCTCAGTCCGACATGAAGCGGGACGTCATGCGGGCCGCCATCGGGCCGCGTCCTCCGAGCGCCGTGCGGGCCATGGCGGTGATCTCCGACCGCCGCCGCCACGCCGCCATGCCGAAGCGCGGGTTGAGCGTCCGGCGCAGGGGCACGTAGCCCAGCTCCCACATGGTCAGCAGGGTCCAGAAGGCGAAGTCGGTCGTCACCCCCTGGCGCCCCAGCCGGCCCCGGAAGCGCATGGAGATGTGCACGAAGTGCATGATGCCGTCGGC is part of the Acidimicrobiales bacterium genome and harbors:
- a CDS encoding GNAT family N-acetyltransferase, coding for MEETVRLHRARCNVCGVIVQSDHPWHVSNCDCGRLSLSGGPELRRVSWRADPGASWTDLSDAVGEEDTTEGVEIRPMTDADVPAAERVWYDASSTMRASYHLPVEDRTDEMARRMETRLAHLLATDPGGSWVAVDGAGAVVGMAQAFVRDDLWVLSLLGVAPGFQDQGAGKALLDAAVSYGRTTPRGLILCSRDPRAARRYLRAGFDMHPAVTGWGSVDRRRVPATPNVRAGTVADLELAAGLDRRLRGGAHGPDLEHLLAEGCDLLVHPGRGYVVVRRAKPVFLAADGKAEATELMWAALARAEDGETVEVNWITSPQQWALRTVAEAGLELHPVGPVMVRGMSGPPPNYLPSGAYG